The Haloplanus salinarum genome includes a region encoding these proteins:
- the moaA gene encoding GTP 3',8-cyclase MoaA, translating into MLEDDFGREVSGVRVSLTDRCNFDCVYCHNEGLGDTRGPMDPQDDEMSTDDVVRFLEVAAEFDVDSVKFTGGEPMLRGDLEEIIRRTPDSMEVSMTTNGTYLPGRAPDLVDAGLERVNVSQDALDPDAFAEITKSGAYDKVMEGVEAALDAGLDPVKLNMVVFEHTAGYVEDMVEHVAENDGLQLQLIEYMPELTGKPEWNIDIGRVHDWLADIADEIEHREMHDRKRYWVSGTDPDGPTAPPAERGMVEIVDPVENPTFCANCHRVRVTHEGYLKGCLNRNDDLRSMGEMTKAEIRETFRETVANRVPYYGEYMVKNDSGEWEVNDEYLGTPTV; encoded by the coding sequence ATGCTGGAGGACGACTTCGGGCGCGAGGTTTCGGGCGTGCGCGTCTCGCTCACCGACCGCTGTAACTTCGACTGTGTCTACTGTCACAACGAGGGGCTCGGGGACACCCGGGGTCCGATGGATCCACAGGACGACGAGATGTCGACGGACGACGTCGTCCGGTTCCTCGAGGTCGCCGCGGAGTTCGACGTCGACAGCGTGAAGTTCACCGGCGGGGAGCCGATGCTCCGGGGCGACTTGGAGGAGATCATCCGCCGGACTCCCGACTCGATGGAGGTGTCGATGACCACCAACGGGACCTACCTGCCCGGGCGGGCGCCGGACCTGGTCGACGCCGGTCTCGAACGGGTCAACGTCTCCCAGGACGCTCTCGATCCCGACGCCTTCGCCGAGATCACGAAATCCGGCGCCTACGACAAGGTGATGGAGGGCGTCGAGGCGGCCCTCGACGCGGGGCTCGACCCCGTCAAACTGAACATGGTCGTCTTCGAGCACACCGCGGGCTACGTCGAGGACATGGTCGAGCACGTCGCCGAGAACGACGGCCTCCAGCTCCAGTTGATCGAGTACATGCCCGAACTCACCGGCAAGCCCGAGTGGAACATCGACATCGGGCGCGTCCACGACTGGCTGGCCGATATCGCCGACGAGATCGAACACCGCGAGATGCACGACCGGAAACGCTACTGGGTGAGCGGAACGGATCCGGACGGCCCGACCGCCCCGCCGGCCGAGCGTGGCATGGTCGAGATCGTCGACCCCGTCGAGAACCCGACGTTCTGTGCCAACTGCCACCGCGTCCGCGTCACCCACGAGGGTTACCTCAAGGGCTGTCTCAACCGTAACGACGACCTCCGGTCGATGGGCGAGATGACGAAAGCGGAGATCCGGGAGACGTTCCGGGAGACGGTGGCCAACCGCGTCCCCTACTACGGCGAGTACATGGTCAAGAACGACAGCGGCGAGTGGGAAGTCAACGACGAATACCTCGGCACGCCGACGGTCTGA
- a CDS encoding Mrp/NBP35 family ATP-binding protein produces the protein MDEADVRELLGRVEDPDLGDDIVSLGLVNGVAVEAGTAKVSLALGAPYAPTESAIAADVREVLADAGLDVELTAKRPAELRDDEVLPGVKNVVAVASGKGGVGKSTVAVNLAAGLSKLGARVGLFDTDVYGPNVPRMLDSEDPPTATDDDTIIPPERYGVKLISMAFMVGEDDPVIWRGPMVHQVLTQLVEDVQWGELDYLVLDLPPGTGDTQLTILQTLPLTGAVIVTTPEEVAVDDARKGIRMFGRHDTNVLGLIENMSSFVCPDCGGEHDVFGSGGGRGLAEANKLPYLGGVPLDPEIRTGGEPMVLKEDNPTADAFRVITEDVANNVGVVNRRRVSDT, from the coding sequence ATGGACGAAGCCGACGTACGGGAGCTGCTCGGCCGGGTCGAGGACCCAGATCTCGGCGACGACATCGTGTCGCTGGGACTGGTCAACGGCGTGGCCGTCGAGGCCGGGACCGCCAAGGTGTCGCTGGCGCTCGGGGCGCCCTACGCCCCGACGGAGAGCGCCATCGCCGCCGACGTCCGCGAGGTGCTCGCCGACGCCGGACTGGACGTGGAACTCACGGCGAAGCGGCCGGCCGAACTCCGGGACGACGAAGTGTTGCCGGGCGTGAAAAACGTCGTCGCCGTCGCCTCCGGCAAGGGCGGCGTCGGCAAATCGACGGTCGCGGTGAACCTCGCGGCCGGCCTGTCGAAACTCGGCGCCCGCGTCGGCCTGTTCGACACCGACGTCTACGGCCCGAACGTGCCACGGATGCTCGACTCCGAGGATCCGCCGACTGCGACCGACGACGACACCATCATCCCGCCCGAGCGCTACGGGGTGAAACTCATCAGCATGGCGTTCATGGTCGGCGAGGACGACCCGGTGATCTGGCGCGGCCCGATGGTCCACCAGGTGCTCACCCAACTCGTCGAGGACGTCCAGTGGGGCGAGCTCGACTACCTCGTCCTCGATTTGCCCCCGGGGACGGGCGACACGCAGCTCACCATCCTCCAGACCCTCCCGCTCACGGGCGCGGTCATCGTCACGACGCCCGAGGAGGTGGCCGTCGACGACGCCCGCAAGGGGATCCGGATGTTCGGCCGCCACGACACCAACGTTCTCGGTCTGATCGAGAACATGAGCTCGTTCGTCTGTCCGGACTGCGGCGGGGAACACGACGTGTTCGGCTCCGGCGGCGGCCGCGGCCTCGCCGAGGCGAACAAGCTCCCCTACCTCGGCGGCGTCCCCCTCGACCCCGAGATCAGAACCGGCGGCGAGCCGATGGTTCTGAAGGAGGACAATCCGACCGCCGACGCCTTCCGTGTCATCACCGAGGACGTCGCCAACAACGTCGGCGTGGTCAACCGTCGCCGCGTCTCGGACACCTGA
- a CDS encoding uracil-DNA glycosylase yields the protein MNPAQEDPDNPFGMDTDCRNCPNLCDVRTNVVHGYGDVAADFMFVGGRPGPGADRTGVPFTGDGAGRRLQRILGELGFSNSPPDAAEPELDGAYLTYLTRCRHPDRGPTSEEVGTCDPYLTADLRMINPEIIVPVGELALREVAVEHTTRDAESLDVEACHATTIRGRGFELVPMRALDDQTDAQTEAFVEHVAESVLGRDYRQTKGRSGARD from the coding sequence GTGAACCCAGCACAGGAAGACCCCGACAACCCGTTCGGCATGGACACCGACTGTCGGAACTGTCCGAACCTCTGTGACGTGCGAACGAACGTCGTCCACGGGTACGGCGACGTCGCGGCGGACTTCATGTTCGTCGGTGGGCGTCCGGGACCGGGCGCGGACCGAACCGGCGTCCCCTTCACCGGCGACGGCGCCGGCCGTCGCCTCCAGCGGATCCTCGGCGAACTCGGGTTCTCGAACTCGCCGCCGGACGCCGCCGAACCCGAACTCGACGGCGCGTATCTCACCTACCTCACGCGCTGTCGTCACCCCGACCGCGGGCCGACGAGCGAGGAAGTCGGCACCTGCGACCCCTACCTGACCGCGGACCTGCGCATGATCAACCCGGAGATCATCGTCCCGGTCGGCGAACTCGCGCTCCGGGAGGTGGCGGTCGAACACACGACGCGGGACGCCGAATCGCTGGACGTCGAGGCGTGTCACGCGACGACGATCCGGGGCCGCGGGTTCGAACTCGTGCCCATGCGGGCGCTCGACGACCAGACCGACGCGCAGACCGAAGCGTTCGTCGAACACGTCGCCGAGTCGGTCCTCGGACGCGATTACCGACAGACGAAAGGCCGGAGCGGCGCCCGCGACTGA
- a CDS encoding DUF2064 domain-containing protein, whose amino-acid sequence MTTIAVMAAPPREGLVATDLAATSPLTEAEAAECYAAMLRDVLVAVSESGADLLVNYRPDELLPADHVTDTAAAAEVRALAAAALDDPGEVRFEPQVGSTFDARAGNTITHLLREEGVTSAAVVEPTAPFLTRTLVDNAAMKLRRAEAVLGVSTRGRTYYAGFTEPIDFADAFAAPALETVTDRSRAAGHEVDFLPIQPVVETGTDLLDVVPALNARVAAERIVPANTAAFIDRTGLRVVHDDGEPRLARD is encoded by the coding sequence ATGACCACCATCGCCGTCATGGCGGCCCCTCCTCGTGAGGGATTGGTCGCCACCGACCTCGCGGCGACGAGTCCGTTGACCGAGGCGGAGGCCGCGGAGTGTTACGCCGCGATGCTCCGGGACGTCCTCGTCGCCGTCTCCGAATCGGGGGCCGACCTGCTCGTCAACTACCGACCCGACGAACTCCTGCCGGCGGACCACGTCACCGACACGGCGGCCGCGGCGGAGGTGCGGGCGCTCGCCGCCGCGGCGCTCGACGACCCCGGCGAGGTGCGGTTCGAGCCCCAGGTGGGGTCGACGTTCGACGCCCGCGCGGGCAACACGATTACGCACCTCCTCCGCGAGGAGGGAGTCACCTCGGCGGCCGTCGTCGAGCCGACGGCGCCGTTTCTCACCCGTACGCTCGTCGACAACGCGGCCATGAAGCTCCGGCGCGCGGAGGCCGTCCTCGGCGTGTCGACTCGCGGTCGGACCTACTACGCCGGCTTCACCGAACCGATCGACTTCGCCGACGCCTTCGCGGCGCCCGCGTTGGAGACGGTGACCGACCGCAGCCGGGCGGCCGGCCACGAGGTGGACTTCCTGCCGATTCAGCCCGTCGTCGAGACGGGAACTGACCTCCTCGACGTGGTGCCGGCGTTGAACGCGCGGGTCGCGGCCGAACGGATCGTCCCCGCGAACACCGCCGCCTTCATCGATCGAACGGGTCTCCGGGTCGTCCACGACGACGGCGAACCGCGGCTAGCCCGGGACTGA
- a CDS encoding DUF5785 family protein, producing MDWPHDPDGEEGSEGRRKYGHAVIAKKVDEEEDFPLDVASFVAEYGDDPVRIDFETVVSVRDIFENVEADEFDDFTELHRALGTAMRENGHWFYEGAEEFVGDA from the coding sequence ATGGATTGGCCACACGACCCCGACGGCGAGGAGGGAAGCGAGGGCCGGCGCAAGTACGGTCACGCCGTCATCGCGAAGAAGGTAGACGAGGAGGAGGACTTCCCGCTCGACGTCGCGTCGTTCGTCGCGGAGTACGGCGACGACCCCGTCCGGATCGACTTCGAGACGGTCGTCTCCGTGCGCGATATCTTCGAGAACGTCGAGGCGGACGAGTTCGACGACTTCACGGAGCTCCACCGCGCTCTCGGGACGGCGATGCGCGAGAACGGCCACTGGTTCTACGAGGGCGCCGAGGAGTTCGTGGGCGACGCCTGA
- a CDS encoding ABC transporter substrate-binding protein: MVHDIGRREFLVGTGTAGTLGLAGCIGGGGNGGDGGGPEMLVVIGYPESGIQLFRDYYSMASGDHDILVPDGLRDGTMPGQVGNDMENVIGTAPAAGGPNQEAFNSLFQEQYGESPGVFTSQSYDSVAIQILANAAAGENDGTAVRDQMRRIANPGGDEYGPQNFLDAVEAAANGDDINYQGASSATNFDEAGDPASAAYSIWEFEGADTEGTSRIEVQNFEGENPEGGGPSADSGPGGMGRTIDVGILLPETGDLASVGGPMIQAAQLPARQVNDSDLDLEVNAQVEDTQTSPSSGVTAAESLVNAGMPSVCGSASSGVNVPVSQEVFIPNQIVGCSPSSTALSVTNLEDDDYIFRTAPSDQLQGRVMAQVASERLGNSTAATLYVNNDYGQQLSERFTGVFEDTFGGTVTDQVAFNIGESSYSSVIETALSS; encoded by the coding sequence ATGGTACACGATATCGGACGGCGCGAGTTCCTCGTCGGGACCGGAACGGCCGGGACCCTCGGTCTCGCGGGATGCATCGGCGGCGGTGGAAACGGCGGTGACGGCGGCGGCCCGGAGATGCTCGTCGTCATCGGCTACCCCGAGAGCGGGATCCAACTGTTCCGGGACTACTACTCGATGGCGAGCGGCGACCACGACATCCTGGTTCCCGACGGCCTCCGCGACGGCACCATGCCCGGCCAGGTCGGCAACGACATGGAGAACGTCATCGGGACGGCGCCCGCCGCCGGTGGCCCGAACCAGGAGGCGTTCAACTCGCTGTTCCAGGAACAGTACGGCGAGTCGCCGGGTGTGTTCACCTCCCAGTCGTACGACTCGGTCGCGATCCAGATCCTCGCCAACGCGGCGGCGGGCGAGAACGACGGCACGGCCGTCCGCGATCAGATGCGCCGGATTGCCAACCCCGGGGGCGACGAGTACGGCCCCCAGAACTTCCTCGACGCCGTCGAAGCGGCCGCCAACGGCGACGACATCAACTACCAAGGAGCCTCCAGCGCGACGAACTTCGACGAGGCGGGCGACCCCGCCTCGGCGGCCTACTCCATCTGGGAGTTCGAGGGCGCCGACACCGAGGGCACGAGTCGGATCGAGGTCCAGAACTTCGAGGGCGAGAACCCCGAGGGCGGCGGGCCGAGCGCCGACAGCGGCCCGGGCGGGATGGGACGGACCATCGACGTCGGCATCCTCCTGCCGGAGACGGGCGACCTCGCCTCCGTGGGTGGCCCCATGATCCAGGCGGCGCAGTTGCCGGCCCGACAGGTCAACGACTCGGATCTCGACCTCGAAGTCAACGCCCAGGTCGAGGACACCCAGACGTCGCCGTCGTCCGGCGTCACGGCGGCCGAGTCGCTCGTCAACGCCGGGATGCCGAGCGTCTGTGGGTCGGCGTCCTCGGGCGTGAACGTCCCCGTCTCACAGGAGGTGTTCATCCCCAACCAGATCGTCGGCTGTTCGCCCTCCAGTACGGCGCTCTCGGTCACCAACCTCGAGGACGACGACTACATCTTCCGGACGGCCCCGTCCGACCAGTTGCAGGGGCGCGTGATGGCACAGGTGGCTTCCGAACGACTGGGCAACTCGACGGCCGCGACGCTCTACGTCAACAACGACTACGGCCAGCAACTCTCCGAGCGGTTCACCGGGGTGTTCGAGGACACCTTCGGCGGGACGGTCACGGATCAGGTGGCGTTCAACATCGGCGAGTCGTCGTACTCTTCGGTCATCGAGACGGCCCTGTCGAGCTAA
- a CDS encoding ABC transporter ATP-binding protein — MSADAEVDADTAADDLLVVQDLDAGYGDLQILDGVDLAVGDGEYVTVVGPNGAGKSTVMKSVFGLTTHMGGSVRFDDTDITGLDPEEIIYEGIGYVPQSDNVFASLSVRENLEMGAYILDDVPEERFEAVFERFPILEERSTQTAGTLSGGQRQMLAMGRALMLDPELLLLDEPSAGLAPDLVDEMFDRIDEINDAGTAILMVEQNAKEALRRCDRGYVLANGTNRFTGDGRTLLDDEEVRREFLGG, encoded by the coding sequence ATGAGCGCCGACGCGGAGGTGGACGCCGACACGGCCGCCGACGATCTGCTCGTCGTCCAGGACCTCGATGCGGGCTACGGCGACCTCCAGATCCTCGACGGCGTCGACCTCGCCGTCGGCGACGGGGAGTACGTCACGGTCGTCGGGCCGAACGGCGCCGGCAAGTCGACGGTGATGAAGTCCGTCTTCGGCCTCACCACACATATGGGCGGGTCGGTTCGGTTCGACGACACGGACATCACCGGGCTCGACCCCGAGGAGATCATCTACGAGGGGATCGGGTACGTGCCACAGTCGGACAACGTCTTCGCCTCGCTCTCGGTCCGGGAGAACCTGGAGATGGGGGCGTACATCCTCGACGACGTCCCCGAGGAGCGGTTCGAGGCGGTGTTCGAGCGCTTCCCGATCCTCGAGGAGCGATCGACCCAGACCGCGGGTACGCTGAGCGGCGGGCAGCGACAGATGCTCGCGATGGGGCGGGCGCTGATGCTCGATCCGGAACTCCTCCTCCTCGACGAGCCGAGCGCGGGGCTGGCGCCGGATCTGGTCGACGAGATGTTCGACCGCATCGACGAGATCAACGACGCGGGGACCGCGATCCTGATGGTCGAGCAGAACGCGAAGGAGGCGCTCCGTCGGTGCGACCGGGGCTACGTCCTCGCCAACGGGACGAACCGCTTTACCGGCGACGGGCGGACGCTCCTCGACGACGAGGAGGTGCGCCGGGAGTTCCTCGGCGGTTAG
- a CDS encoding ABC transporter ATP-binding protein, whose product MSDAADGAGDEGRSRPEVTDTPLRVEGLSKRFGGITAVDGATFEVERGTLTGLIGPNGAGKSTTFNLITGMLTPDAGTVTFDGEDITGLEPYEIADRGLVRTFQIARELQEMTVLENMMLAPKGQRGERLWRSVLPVARRDVVDQETELLERVWEILEFFEIEHLAEEYAGNLSGGQRKLLEMARALLTDPDVLLLDEPFAGVNPTLERRLLDHIHELRDRGYTFLLVEHDMDLIMENCRHVIVMHQGRILTEGTPAEVKRDEAVIEAYLGGDV is encoded by the coding sequence ATGAGTGACGCCGCCGACGGTGCTGGCGACGAGGGTCGCTCGCGCCCCGAGGTGACCGACACGCCGCTCCGGGTCGAGGGGCTGTCCAAACGCTTCGGCGGGATCACCGCCGTCGACGGCGCCACCTTCGAGGTGGAGCGTGGCACCCTCACCGGTCTCATCGGGCCGAACGGCGCCGGCAAGTCGACGACGTTCAACCTGATCACCGGGATGCTCACGCCCGACGCCGGCACGGTCACCTTCGACGGCGAGGATATCACCGGGCTCGAACCGTACGAGATCGCCGATCGCGGCCTCGTGCGGACGTTCCAGATCGCCCGCGAACTCCAGGAGATGACGGTCCTCGAGAACATGATGCTCGCGCCGAAGGGACAGCGCGGCGAGCGGCTCTGGCGGTCGGTCCTCCCCGTCGCCCGCAGGGACGTCGTCGACCAGGAGACCGAACTACTGGAGCGGGTGTGGGAGATCCTAGAGTTCTTCGAGATCGAACACCTCGCCGAGGAGTACGCGGGTAACCTCTCGGGCGGCCAGCGCAAACTGCTGGAGATGGCGCGTGCACTGTTGACCGATCCGGACGTCCTGCTCCTCGACGAACCCTTCGCGGGGGTCAACCCCACGCTCGAACGCCGACTGCTCGATCACATCCACGAACTTCGGGACCGGGGCTACACGTTCCTGCTCGTGGAACACGACATGGACCTCATCATGGAGAACTGCCGCCACGTGATCGTGATGCACCAGGGCCGGATCCTGACAGAGGGGACGCCTGCGGAGGTCAAACGCGACGAGGCGGTCATCGAGGCGTACCTGGGAGGTGACGTATGA
- a CDS encoding branched-chain amino acid ABC transporter permease, translating into MSTADSARRLWEADAVKLLVVILAIYAAYLLSGLVLGYSLRGQLNSLASLTFYIGVFATLALALNLHWGYTGLFNIGVVGFMAVGIYVMAFVSKPLYGSGGAAQVGGLGLPIPVGILAGMTAAALLGFVVALPALRLRADYLAIVTIAMSEIVRFTFLSSTFQRFQFPYTLAGDTTRVGFGGGSGLILDFPDPLLTLIDALGLAGVYGGLVSLVGTVVPNNPDPIVHSLVYGVVLLGVVAGFFWLLKRTGESPFGRVLKAIREDEDVARALGKNTGRFKITSFMLGCALMGLVGILWLMGQGAVTPNFFRPRLTFFVWIALIIGGAGSNTGSVIGGAVFAAVLYQGPLYFQNLVTSVFQPGDAPGSFGPAVAPLVANLDPVPFLLYTLDSVRQLQLVVMGVVLIWLMHNRPEGMLGHRKETAAAIPLMGRAGGGEGGDGGRSEADAVATDPTPAGDASGGETDE; encoded by the coding sequence ATGAGTACCGCCGACTCCGCCCGCCGACTCTGGGAGGCGGACGCGGTCAAGCTCCTCGTCGTCATCCTGGCAATCTACGCCGCCTATCTCCTGAGCGGCCTCGTCCTCGGTTACAGCCTCCGCGGACAGCTGAACTCCCTCGCCTCGCTCACCTTCTACATCGGCGTCTTCGCCACCCTCGCACTCGCTTTGAACCTCCACTGGGGGTACACCGGCCTGTTCAACATCGGCGTCGTCGGGTTCATGGCCGTCGGCATCTACGTGATGGCCTTCGTCTCGAAGCCCCTCTACGGCTCCGGGGGTGCGGCACAGGTCGGCGGCCTCGGACTGCCCATCCCGGTCGGCATCCTGGCCGGGATGACCGCTGCCGCCCTCCTCGGGTTCGTCGTCGCACTCCCCGCGCTCCGCCTGCGGGCCGACTACCTCGCCATCGTCACCATCGCCATGTCCGAAATCGTCCGCTTTACGTTCCTCTCCTCGACGTTCCAGCGGTTCCAGTTCCCCTACACGCTCGCCGGCGACACGACACGGGTCGGCTTCGGCGGCGGCAGCGGGCTCATCCTCGATTTCCCCGATCCCCTCCTGACGCTGATCGACGCCCTCGGCCTCGCCGGCGTCTACGGCGGCCTCGTTTCCCTCGTCGGCACCGTCGTCCCGAACAACCCCGACCCGATCGTCCACAGCCTCGTCTACGGGGTCGTCCTCCTCGGGGTCGTCGCCGGCTTCTTCTGGCTCCTGAAACGGACCGGCGAATCCCCGTTCGGGCGCGTGCTGAAGGCCATCCGGGAGGACGAGGACGTGGCCCGCGCCCTCGGCAAGAACACCGGTCGGTTCAAGATCACGTCGTTCATGCTCGGCTGTGCGCTCATGGGCCTGGTCGGTATCCTCTGGTTGATGGGACAGGGTGCCGTCACGCCCAACTTCTTCCGGCCGCGGCTCACCTTCTTCGTCTGGATCGCACTCATCATCGGCGGCGCGGGCTCGAACACCGGGAGCGTCATCGGCGGCGCCGTCTTCGCGGCCGTCCTCTATCAGGGGCCGCTCTACTTCCAGAACCTCGTCACGAGCGTCTTCCAGCCCGGCGACGCCCCGGGGAGTTTCGGCCCGGCGGTCGCGCCGCTCGTCGCGAACCTGGATCCCGTTCCCTTCCTGCTCTACACGCTCGACTCCGTGCGTCAGCTCCAGCTCGTGGTCATGGGCGTCGTGTTGATCTGGCTGATGCACAACCGCCCCGAGGGGATGCTCGGCCACCGGAAGGAGACGGCCGCTGCCATCCCGCTGATGGGTCGGGCGGGTGGGGGCGAGGGTGGCGACGGTGGTCGCTCCGAGGCCGACGCCGTCGCCACCGATCCGACGCCCGCGGGCGACGCGAGCGGGGGCGAGACGGATGAGTGA
- a CDS encoding branched-chain amino acid ABC transporter permease, producing MRGLVIGLAGIGLSMTYSILNFANFSHGDYITSGAFAGWATTYLLAGLGRADVGSLLLVGAGGSVLGGALGIGVTTTPVAVVAGIVVAGVATVLLALALDRVVYEPIRSESGITLLITSIGVAFALRYLIQFVFGSDVRGTTAAGAIPQISLYFVDGAVRIDAHDVTLLAVTAGLMLGVHLLLQTTKLGKAMRAMSDDEDLARITGIPTERVVRATWIIGGGLTGVAGYVFVLWKGTLGFNDGWLLLLLIFAAVILGGIGSIYGAIAGGLVIGVTASVSVLWIPSAFSRAAAFVVMIVILLARPQGLFSGRSTA from the coding sequence TCACCAGCGGCGCGTTCGCGGGTTGGGCGACGACCTACCTGCTCGCCGGGCTGGGACGGGCCGACGTCGGGTCACTCCTCCTCGTCGGCGCCGGCGGCTCCGTCCTCGGCGGCGCCCTCGGCATCGGCGTGACGACCACGCCCGTCGCGGTCGTCGCCGGCATCGTCGTCGCCGGCGTCGCCACGGTCCTGTTGGCGCTGGCGCTCGACCGCGTCGTCTACGAACCGATCCGCTCCGAGAGCGGGATCACCCTCCTCATCACGAGCATCGGCGTCGCCTTCGCTCTCCGGTATCTGATCCAGTTCGTCTTCGGCTCCGACGTCCGCGGGACGACCGCCGCGGGCGCGATCCCACAGATATCGCTGTACTTCGTCGACGGCGCGGTCCGGATCGACGCCCACGACGTCACGCTCCTCGCGGTCACCGCGGGGCTGATGCTCGGCGTCCACCTCCTGCTCCAGACGACGAAACTCGGTAAGGCGATGCGGGCGATGTCCGACGACGAGGACCTGGCCCGCATCACCGGTATCCCGACCGAACGGGTCGTCCGCGCCACGTGGATCATCGGCGGTGGCCTCACCGGCGTCGCCGGGTACGTGTTCGTCCTCTGGAAGGGGACCCTCGGGTTCAACGACGGCTGGTTGCTCCTGCTTCTGATCTTCGCCGCGGTCATCCTCGGCGGCATCGGCTCCATCTACGGCGCCATCGCCGGCGGCCTCGTCATCGGCGTCACGGCCTCGGTCTCGGTGCTCTGGATCCCCTCCGCGTTCTCCCGTGCGGCCGCCTTCGTCGTCATGATCGTCATTCTCCTGGCCCGTCCCCAGGGCCTGTTTTCCGGGAGGTCGACCGCATGA